In Streptomyces sp. NBC_00569, a single genomic region encodes these proteins:
- a CDS encoding polysaccharide deacetylase family protein encodes MPTAIQKMRKSRAAFHAAALVTAGALAFGLSGCTSYDTTAPSGARADRSHADAKNAGASLGTVDCRKAKCVALTFDAGPSENSARLLDILKEKHVPATFFLLGRNHIAKYPELVRRMEREGHEVASHTWDHKILTDIDDAQIREEFERPDDAIEKLTGKRPTLMRPPQGRTNNHVSELAEKEGLAQILWSVTAKDYTTNDSALIRKRVVEQTKRDGIILLHDIYKGTVPAVPGVIDELKAKGYVFVTVPQLFAPGKAEPGRIYRP; translated from the coding sequence ATGCCTACCGCGATTCAGAAGATGAGGAAATCCAGGGCCGCGTTCCACGCCGCCGCGCTCGTCACCGCCGGCGCCCTGGCCTTCGGCCTGAGCGGCTGCACGTCGTACGACACGACCGCCCCGAGCGGGGCCAGGGCCGACAGGAGCCACGCGGACGCCAAGAACGCGGGGGCCTCACTGGGGACCGTCGACTGCCGCAAAGCGAAGTGCGTGGCGCTCACGTTCGACGCCGGCCCGAGCGAGAACAGCGCGCGGCTGCTCGACATCCTGAAGGAGAAGCACGTCCCCGCGACGTTCTTCCTGCTCGGCAGGAACCACATCGCGAAGTACCCGGAGCTGGTCAGACGCATGGAGCGCGAGGGGCACGAGGTCGCGAGCCACACCTGGGACCACAAGATCCTCACCGACATCGACGACGCGCAGATACGGGAGGAGTTCGAGCGGCCGGACGACGCGATAGAGAAGCTGACCGGGAAGCGGCCGACGCTGATGCGGCCGCCGCAGGGCCGCACGAACAACCATGTCAGCGAGCTCGCCGAGAAGGAGGGGCTCGCCCAGATCCTGTGGAGCGTGACGGCCAAGGACTACACGACGAACGACTCGGCCCTGATCAGGAAGCGCGTCGTCGAGCAGACGAAGCGCGACGGAATCATCCTGCTGCACGACATCTACAAGGGCACCGTGCCCGCGGTGCCCGGCGTCATCGACGAACTCAAGGCGAAGGGCTACGTGTTCGTGACCGTGCCGCAGCTCTTCGCGCCGGGGAAGGCCGAGCCGGGCAGGATCTACCGGCCCTGA
- a CDS encoding SRPBCC family protein, with product MAFFRITRESPLSAAEAWRRMTDWERHGDVVPLTRVRLATPPPTGEGTVFVPRTGVGRLTFEDPMEVVDWAPPYGDSAGLCRLEKRGIFVTGWAEIEVAPYGAGSLVAWREEIRVGPLPRWCDPLLARVGRMVFGHAVKKLLQYGN from the coding sequence GTGGCCTTCTTCCGAATCACCCGTGAATCGCCGCTTTCCGCCGCCGAGGCGTGGCGTCGCATGACGGACTGGGAGCGGCACGGGGACGTCGTCCCCCTCACCCGCGTCAGGCTCGCGACCCCGCCGCCGACCGGCGAGGGCACCGTCTTCGTGCCGCGGACCGGCGTCGGGCGTCTCACCTTCGAGGACCCGATGGAGGTCGTCGACTGGGCGCCCCCGTACGGCGATTCGGCCGGGCTGTGCCGCCTGGAGAAGCGCGGCATCTTCGTCACGGGCTGGGCCGAGATCGAGGTGGCGCCGTACGGCGCCGGGTCCCTGGTCGCGTGGCGCGAGGAGATCCGCGTGGGCCCGCTGCCGCGCTGGTGCGACCCGCTGCTCGCGAGGGTGGGCCGCATGGTGTTCGGACACGCCGTCAAGAAGCTGCTGCAGTACGGGAATTGA
- a CDS encoding (2Fe-2S)-binding protein, producing the protein MRVNFTVNGRQQEADDVWEGESLLYVLRERIGLPGSKNACEQGECGSCTVRLDGVPVCSCLVAAGQVEGRDVVTVEGLADFAKQRAQHGGCASGACGDDAGKAGTSLQDAQQWQSKPSDSQTGEGDELSPIQQAFIDAGAVQCGFCTPGLLVAADEMLEHNPDPSDADIREGLSGNLCRCTGYEKIMDAVRLAAARQSAAVPSQGA; encoded by the coding sequence ATGCGCGTCAATTTCACGGTCAACGGCCGTCAGCAGGAAGCCGACGACGTGTGGGAGGGCGAGAGCCTTCTGTACGTCCTGCGTGAGCGCATTGGGCTGCCCGGCTCCAAGAACGCCTGCGAGCAGGGCGAGTGCGGTTCCTGCACCGTCCGCCTCGACGGGGTGCCGGTCTGTTCGTGCCTGGTCGCGGCCGGTCAGGTCGAGGGCCGCGACGTCGTCACCGTCGAGGGCCTCGCCGACTTCGCCAAGCAGCGCGCCCAGCACGGGGGCTGCGCGAGCGGCGCCTGCGGCGACGACGCGGGCAAGGCGGGCACCTCCCTCCAGGACGCCCAGCAGTGGCAGTCCAAGCCGAGCGACTCGCAGACCGGCGAGGGCGACGAGCTCTCGCCGATCCAGCAGGCGTTCATCGACGCCGGAGCCGTCCAGTGCGGCTTCTGCACCCCCGGTCTGCTCGTCGCGGCCGACGAGATGCTCGAGCACAACCCGGACCCGTCCGACGCGGACATCCGTGAGGGCCTGTCGGGCAACCTGTGCCGCTGCACAGGCTACGAGAAGATCATGGACGCGGTACGGCTCGCCGCCGCGCGCCAGTCCGCAGCCGTTCCGAGCCAGGGAGCCTGA
- a CDS encoding FAD binding domain-containing protein: MDFLRPASWEEALAAKAEHPTAVPLAGGTDVMVEINFDHRRPEYLLDLNRIGELGEWEVGQDTVRLGASVPYTKIMQNLRAELPGLALASHTVASPQIRNRGGVGGNLGTASPAGDAHPALLAADCEVEVESVRGSRRIPIDAFYTGVKRNALAPDELIRAVHIKKADGPQQYSKVGTRNAMVIAVCAFGLALHPETRTVRTGIGSAAPTPVRAKAAEEFLNAALEEGGFWDNGKIITPSVAKQFADLCAAACNPIDDVRGTASYRRHAVGIMARRTLTWTWESYRGTAASTEGVA, translated from the coding sequence ATGGACTTCCTTCGCCCCGCCAGCTGGGAGGAGGCGCTCGCCGCCAAGGCCGAGCACCCCACCGCTGTGCCGCTCGCGGGTGGCACCGATGTGATGGTCGAGATCAACTTCGACCACCGGCGCCCCGAGTACCTCCTTGACCTGAACCGCATCGGGGAGCTCGGCGAATGGGAGGTCGGACAGGACACCGTCCGTCTCGGCGCCTCCGTCCCCTACACCAAGATCATGCAGAATCTGCGCGCCGAGCTGCCCGGCCTGGCTCTCGCCTCCCACACGGTGGCCTCGCCGCAGATCCGCAACCGCGGCGGCGTCGGGGGCAACCTCGGCACCGCGTCGCCCGCCGGTGACGCCCACCCCGCGCTCCTCGCCGCCGACTGCGAGGTCGAGGTGGAGTCCGTACGCGGCTCACGCCGGATCCCGATCGACGCCTTCTACACCGGTGTGAAGCGCAACGCGCTCGCCCCCGACGAGCTGATCAGGGCCGTCCACATCAAGAAGGCCGACGGCCCGCAGCAGTACTCCAAGGTCGGCACCCGCAACGCGATGGTCATCGCCGTGTGCGCCTTCGGCCTGGCGCTGCACCCCGAGACCCGTACGGTCCGCACCGGCATCGGCTCGGCCGCGCCGACCCCGGTCCGTGCCAAGGCCGCCGAGGAGTTCCTGAACGCGGCGCTCGAAGAGGGCGGCTTCTGGGACAACGGCAAGATCATCACCCCTTCGGTCGCCAAGCAGTTCGCGGACCTCTGCGCGGCCGCCTGCAACCCGATCGACGACGTCCGGGGCACCGCGAGCTACCGCCGGCACGCCGTCGGCATCATGGCCCGCCGCACCCTGACGTGGACCTGGGAGTCGTACCGCGGCACCGCCGCAAGCACGGAGGGAGTCGCGTAA
- a CDS encoding XdhC family protein, which produces MLDIAEELHRWVEQGRDFAVATVVAVGGSAPRQPGAALAVDSDGTAIGSVSGGCVEGAVYELCRQALEDGGTVLERFGYSDDDAFAVGLTCGGIIDILVTPVRADTPGREVLAAALSAAARGRAAAVARITRGPAELMGRAILVHDGSDAGSGFAGDYEGSLGGHPELDRTAAGEARALLDAGRTGTVEIGESGSRCGQPLTLLVESSVPPPRMIVFGAIDFAAALVRIGKFLGYHVTVCDARPVFATPARFPDADDIVVEWPHKFLERTRTDGRTVLCVLTHDAKFDVPLLQLALRLPVAYVGAMGSRRTHLDRNERLRDVGVTELELARLRSPIGLDLGARTPEETALSIASEIVANRRGGSGVALTGAHTPIHPDGARAPSGRIGSVA; this is translated from the coding sequence ATGCTGGACATCGCCGAAGAGCTGCACCGGTGGGTCGAGCAGGGACGCGACTTCGCCGTGGCCACCGTGGTGGCCGTCGGCGGGAGCGCGCCCCGGCAGCCGGGAGCCGCACTCGCCGTCGACAGCGACGGCACCGCGATCGGCTCTGTCTCCGGCGGCTGCGTGGAGGGCGCCGTCTACGAACTGTGCCGGCAGGCGCTCGAGGACGGCGGGACCGTCCTCGAACGCTTCGGCTACAGCGACGACGACGCCTTCGCCGTGGGGCTCACCTGCGGCGGAATCATCGACATCCTGGTCACCCCGGTTCGCGCGGACACCCCGGGACGGGAGGTGCTCGCGGCGGCGCTGTCCGCCGCCGCCCGAGGAAGGGCGGCGGCGGTCGCGCGCATCACCCGGGGACCCGCCGAGCTCATGGGCCGCGCCATCCTCGTGCACGACGGCAGCGACGCCGGGAGCGGCTTCGCGGGTGACTACGAAGGCAGTCTCGGCGGCCACCCCGAACTGGACCGCACCGCGGCCGGCGAGGCCCGCGCGCTCCTCGACGCCGGACGCACCGGCACGGTGGAGATCGGCGAGAGCGGCTCGCGCTGCGGTCAGCCCCTCACCCTCCTCGTCGAGTCGTCCGTCCCCCCGCCCCGCATGATCGTCTTCGGGGCCATCGACTTCGCGGCGGCGCTCGTCAGGATCGGCAAGTTTCTCGGCTATCACGTGACCGTGTGCGACGCGCGCCCCGTCTTCGCGACGCCGGCCCGCTTCCCCGACGCCGACGACATCGTCGTGGAATGGCCCCACAAGTTCCTGGAGCGCACGCGGACGGACGGACGCACCGTCCTGTGCGTCCTCACCCACGACGCCAAGTTCGACGTCCCGCTCCTCCAGCTCGCGCTGCGCCTGCCGGTCGCCTACGTCGGCGCGATGGGCTCCCGCCGCACCCACCTCGACCGCAACGAACGCCTGCGTGACGTCGGCGTCACCGAGCTCGAACTGGCCCGCCTGCGCTCGCCGATCGGCCTCGACCTCGGCGCCCGCACCCCCGAGGAGACGGCCCTGTCCATCGCCTCGGAGATCGTCGCCAACCGGCGCGGCGGAAGCGGCGTCGCGCTGACGGGCGCCCACACGCCGATTCACCCCGACGGAGCGCGGGCGCCCTCCGGACGGATCGGGTCGGTGGCCTGA
- a CDS encoding NCS2 family permease, whose product MTQQSLEPKTTAEDAGAGSRPSAGRSWLDRYFHISERGSTVPREVRGGVTTFMAMAYILLLNPLILSGKDAAGDTMGQKALITATAFAAAFTTLLMGFVGKVPLALAAGLSVSGVISSQVAPEMTWPQAMGMCVMYGVVIMLLVVTGLREMIMNAIPLALKHGITMGIGLFIALIGLYKSGFVQVGKATPLTLGSTGELAGWPVLLFAGTLLLIFMLQARNTPGAILIGIITGTVVAMILNALDVINPKQWANGAPELHGSAVSTPDFSLFGHVEFGGWGKVGAMTVGMIVFTLVLAGFFDAMATIIGVGTEAKLADDKGRMPGLSKALFIDGAGGAIGGVAGGSGQTVFVESATGVGEGARTGLASAVTGLFFAACLFFTPVTAIVPQEVASAALVVIGAMMMMNARHVDWADRATAIPVFLTVVLMPFTYTITTGVAAGVISWVAIKIAQGKAREIGAFMWGLTVIFLVYFALNPIEGWLGVH is encoded by the coding sequence ATGACCCAGCAGTCTCTGGAGCCGAAGACCACCGCCGAAGACGCGGGCGCAGGCTCGCGTCCGTCGGCCGGCAGGTCTTGGCTCGACCGGTACTTCCACATATCCGAACGAGGATCCACCGTGCCGCGTGAGGTGCGCGGCGGCGTCACGACCTTCATGGCCATGGCGTACATCCTGCTGCTCAACCCCCTGATCCTGTCCGGCAAGGACGCGGCGGGCGACACGATGGGCCAGAAGGCCCTCATCACCGCCACCGCCTTCGCCGCGGCGTTCACCACGCTCCTCATGGGCTTCGTCGGCAAGGTGCCCCTCGCACTCGCCGCCGGCCTCTCCGTCTCAGGCGTGATCTCCTCGCAGGTCGCCCCCGAGATGACGTGGCCGCAGGCCATGGGCATGTGTGTGATGTACGGCGTGGTGATCATGCTCCTGGTGGTCACCGGCCTCCGTGAGATGATCATGAACGCGATTCCGCTCGCGCTCAAGCACGGCATCACGATGGGCATCGGCCTGTTCATCGCCCTGATCGGCCTCTACAAGTCCGGCTTCGTGCAGGTCGGCAAGGCCACCCCGCTCACGCTCGGCTCCACCGGAGAACTCGCCGGCTGGCCGGTCCTGCTCTTCGCGGGCACCCTGCTCCTGATCTTCATGCTCCAGGCCCGCAACACCCCCGGCGCCATCCTCATCGGCATCATCACCGGCACCGTCGTCGCGATGATCCTCAACGCGCTCGACGTGATCAACCCCAAGCAGTGGGCCAACGGAGCCCCCGAGCTGCACGGCAGCGCGGTCTCCACGCCCGACTTCTCGCTCTTCGGCCATGTCGAGTTCGGCGGCTGGGGCAAGGTCGGCGCGATGACCGTGGGCATGATCGTCTTCACGCTGGTCCTGGCCGGCTTCTTCGACGCGATGGCCACCATCATCGGCGTCGGCACCGAGGCCAAGCTGGCCGACGACAAGGGCCGGATGCCGGGCCTGTCCAAGGCGCTGTTCATCGACGGCGCGGGCGGTGCCATCGGCGGCGTCGCCGGCGGCTCGGGCCAGACCGTGTTCGTGGAGTCCGCCACGGGCGTCGGGGAAGGGGCCCGTACGGGTCTCGCCTCCGCCGTCACCGGACTCTTCTTCGCCGCCTGCCTGTTCTTCACCCCGGTGACCGCGATCGTCCCCCAGGAGGTCGCGTCCGCCGCGCTCGTCGTCATCGGCGCGATGATGATGATGAACGCCCGGCACGTCGACTGGGCGGACCGGGCCACCGCGATCCCGGTCTTCCTGACCGTGGTCCTGATGCCCTTCACGTACACCATCACCACCGGTGTGGCCGCGGGCGTCATCTCCTGGGTCGCCATCAAGATCGCCCAGGGCAAGGCCCGGGAGATCGGGGCCTTCATGTGGGGCCTCACGGTGATCTTCCTCGTGTACTTCGCCCTCAACCCGATCGAAGGATGGCTGGGCGTCCACTGA
- a CDS encoding cytochrome P450 family protein, which yields MAHAPHVIDPAGRGLHAEADLLRTHGCAALVELPGGIRAWAPTRYAVLKQLLADDRVSKDPNQHWPAWMNGEFRETWVNSWVGVTNMFTAYGSNHRRLRKLISPAFTKRRTDGLRPRVEELAAGLLDRMAESPDGRVDLRAAYAHPLPMQVICELFGLPEDRQADAARLIAGIMDTTVTPEQAMAVWQEVQELLGGLVALKRETPADDLTSVLIATRDEEDGSGLTEQELIDTLLLVIGAGHETTVNLIGNAVQALLSHPDQLARVLAGEIPWSDVIEETLRWAPSIANLPLRYAVEDIELPDGVKIPQGDAILATYASAGRDPLRHGDDAGSFDVTRVDKEHLAFGYGVHFCVGAPLARLEAAIALPALFERFPGLALDVSEGEAPHVESFIGHGYSELWFTL from the coding sequence ATGGCACACGCCCCCCACGTCATCGACCCCGCGGGCCGCGGCCTCCACGCGGAGGCCGATCTGCTGCGCACGCACGGCTGTGCGGCACTCGTGGAACTCCCGGGCGGCATACGCGCCTGGGCCCCGACCCGGTACGCGGTCCTCAAGCAGCTCCTCGCCGACGACCGCGTGTCCAAGGACCCCAACCAGCACTGGCCCGCCTGGATGAACGGGGAGTTCCGCGAGACCTGGGTCAACTCCTGGGTGGGCGTGACCAACATGTTCACCGCCTACGGCAGCAACCACCGCCGCCTGCGCAAACTGATCTCGCCCGCGTTCACCAAGCGCCGCACCGACGGCCTGCGCCCCCGTGTCGAGGAGCTGGCCGCCGGCCTCCTCGACCGGATGGCCGAGTCGCCCGACGGCCGCGTCGACCTGCGCGCCGCATACGCGCACCCGCTGCCCATGCAGGTCATCTGCGAGCTGTTCGGGCTGCCCGAGGACCGGCAGGCCGATGCCGCCCGCCTCATCGCCGGCATCATGGACACCACCGTCACACCCGAGCAGGCCATGGCCGTCTGGCAGGAGGTGCAGGAGCTCCTCGGCGGCCTGGTCGCCCTCAAGCGCGAGACGCCCGCCGACGACCTCACCAGCGTCCTGATCGCCACCCGCGACGAAGAGGACGGCTCGGGCCTGACCGAGCAGGAGCTCATCGACACGCTGCTGCTCGTCATCGGCGCCGGCCACGAGACGACCGTCAACCTCATCGGCAACGCCGTGCAGGCCCTTCTCAGCCACCCCGACCAGCTGGCCCGCGTCCTCGCGGGCGAGATCCCCTGGAGCGACGTGATCGAGGAGACCTTGCGCTGGGCCCCCTCGATCGCCAATCTGCCGCTGCGGTACGCCGTCGAGGACATCGAGCTGCCCGACGGCGTCAAGATCCCCCAGGGTGACGCGATCCTCGCGACGTACGCCTCGGCGGGGCGCGACCCGCTCCGCCACGGCGACGACGCGGGATCCTTCGACGTCACGCGCGTGGACAAGGAGCACCTCGCCTTCGGGTACGGCGTCCACTTCTGCGTCGGTGCCCCGCTGGCCCGCCTCGAAGCGGCGATCGCGCTGCCCGCTCTGTTCGAGCGCTTCCCCGGCCTGGCTCTCGACGTGAGCGAGGGCGAGGCCCCGCATGTGGAGTCCTTCATCGGCCACGGCTACAGCGAGTTGTGGTTCACGCTGTAG
- a CDS encoding xanthine dehydrogenase family protein molybdopterin-binding subunit yields MADTRTTGIPFNVTQGSRTKGGIGESTLRPDGTLKVTGEFAYSSDMWHEDMLWGQILRSTVAHAEIVSIDTSEALATSGVYAVLTYDDLPTDVKNYGLEIQDTPVLAHGKVRHHGEPVAIVAADHPETARRAAAKIKVEYRELPVITDEASATAPDAILVHEGRDDHHIGHVPHPNIVHRQPIVRGNAEEAAKKADFIVKGEYYFGMQDQAFLGPESGLAVPSEDGGVDLYVATQWLHSDLKQIAPVLGLPEDKVRMTLSGVGGAFGGREDLSMQIHACLLALRTGKPVKIVYNRFESFFGHVHRHPARLYYEHGATKDGKLTHMKCKIVLDGGAYASASPAVVGNASSLSVGPYVIDDVDIEAIALYSNNPPCGAMRGFGAVQACFAYEAQMDKLADKVGMDRVAFRQLNAMEQGTLMPTGQPVDSPAPVAELLRRVQAMPLPMERQWESSEGSDVRQLPGGLSNTTHGEGVVRGVGYAVGIKNVGFSEGFDDYSTAKVRMEVINGEAVATVHTAMAEVGQGGITVHAQIARTELGVGQVTIHPADTQVGSAGSTSASRQTYVTGGAVKNACELVREKVLEIGRRKKGTYHPAWATAELLLEGGKVVTDGGEVLADLVEVLEGEVVEVEEEWRHRPTVPFDLVTGQGNGHVQYSFAAHRAVVEVDTELGLVKVIELACAQDVGKALNPLSVVGQIQGGTLQGMGIAVMEEIVVDPKTAKVRNPSFTDYLLPTILDTPTIPVDVLELADDHAPYGLRGIGEAPTLSSTPAVLAAIRNATGLELDRTPVRPEHLTGTGPA; encoded by the coding sequence ATGGCCGACACACGCACCACCGGCATCCCGTTCAACGTCACGCAGGGCTCCAGGACCAAGGGCGGCATCGGCGAGTCCACGCTCCGCCCGGACGGCACCCTCAAGGTCACCGGCGAGTTCGCGTACTCGTCCGACATGTGGCACGAGGACATGCTGTGGGGCCAGATCCTGCGCTCCACGGTCGCCCACGCGGAGATCGTCTCCATCGACACCTCCGAGGCCCTCGCGACTTCCGGCGTCTACGCGGTACTTACGTACGACGACCTGCCGACCGACGTGAAGAACTACGGCCTGGAGATCCAGGACACCCCGGTCCTCGCCCACGGCAAGGTCCGCCACCACGGCGAGCCCGTCGCCATCGTGGCCGCCGACCACCCGGAGACCGCGCGCCGCGCCGCCGCCAAGATCAAGGTCGAGTACCGCGAACTCCCCGTCATCACCGACGAGGCGAGCGCGACCGCGCCGGACGCGATCCTCGTCCACGAGGGCCGCGACGACCACCACATCGGCCACGTCCCGCACCCGAACATCGTGCACCGCCAGCCGATCGTCCGCGGCAACGCCGAAGAGGCCGCCAAGAAGGCCGACTTCATCGTCAAGGGCGAGTACTACTTCGGCATGCAGGACCAGGCGTTCCTCGGCCCCGAGTCGGGTCTCGCCGTGCCGTCCGAGGACGGCGGCGTCGACCTGTACGTCGCCACCCAGTGGCTGCACTCGGACCTCAAGCAGATCGCCCCGGTCCTCGGCCTGCCCGAGGACAAGGTGCGCATGACGCTGTCCGGCGTCGGCGGCGCCTTCGGCGGCCGCGAGGACCTGTCCATGCAGATCCACGCCTGCCTCCTGGCGCTGCGCACGGGCAAGCCGGTCAAGATCGTCTACAACCGCTTCGAGTCGTTCTTCGGACACGTCCACCGTCACCCCGCGAGGCTCTACTACGAGCACGGGGCGACCAAGGACGGCAAGCTCACGCACATGAAGTGCAAGATCGTCCTCGACGGCGGCGCCTACGCCTCCGCCTCGCCGGCGGTCGTCGGCAACGCCTCGTCGCTCTCCGTCGGTCCGTACGTGATCGATGACGTGGACATCGAGGCGATCGCGCTCTACTCGAACAACCCGCCCTGCGGCGCCATGCGCGGCTTCGGCGCGGTCCAGGCGTGCTTCGCGTACGAGGCCCAGATGGACAAGCTCGCCGACAAGGTGGGCATGGACCGGGTCGCGTTCCGTCAGCTCAACGCCATGGAACAGGGCACGCTCATGCCGACAGGCCAGCCGGTCGACTCCCCGGCCCCGGTCGCCGAACTGCTGCGCCGTGTCCAGGCGATGCCGCTGCCGATGGAGCGTCAGTGGGAGTCCAGCGAGGGCTCCGACGTGCGCCAGCTGCCCGGCGGTCTGTCCAACACCACGCACGGCGAAGGAGTCGTCCGGGGGGTGGGCTACGCGGTCGGCATCAAGAACGTCGGCTTCTCCGAGGGCTTCGACGACTACTCCACCGCCAAGGTGCGCATGGAGGTCATCAACGGCGAGGCCGTCGCCACCGTGCACACCGCCATGGCGGAAGTCGGCCAGGGCGGCATCACCGTCCACGCGCAGATCGCCCGCACCGAGCTGGGCGTCGGGCAGGTGACCATCCACCCCGCCGACACGCAGGTCGGCTCGGCCGGCTCCACGTCCGCGTCGCGGCAGACGTACGTGACCGGCGGCGCCGTCAAGAACGCCTGCGAGCTGGTGCGCGAGAAGGTCCTGGAGATCGGGCGCCGGAAGAAGGGCACCTACCACCCGGCGTGGGCGACGGCCGAACTCCTCCTGGAGGGCGGCAAGGTCGTCACCGACGGAGGCGAGGTCCTCGCCGATCTCGTCGAGGTCCTGGAGGGCGAGGTCGTCGAGGTGGAGGAGGAGTGGCGCCACCGGCCCACTGTCCCCTTCGACCTGGTCACCGGTCAGGGCAACGGTCACGTGCAGTACTCGTTCGCCGCGCACCGCGCCGTCGTCGAGGTCGACACCGAGCTCGGCCTGGTCAAGGTCATCGAGCTGGCCTGCGCCCAGGACGTCGGCAAGGCGCTCAACCCGCTGTCCGTCGTCGGACAGATCCAGGGCGGCACCCTCCAGGGCATGGGCATCGCGGTGATGGAGGAGATCGTCGTCGACCCCAAGACCGCGAAGGTCCGGAACCCGTCCTTCACGGACTATCTGCTCCCCACGATTCTCGACACGCCGACCATCCCGGTCGACGTGCTCGAACTCGCCGACGACCACGCCCCGTACGGGCTGCGCGGCATCGGCGAGGCCCCGACCCTGTCGTCCACGCCGGCCGTCCTCGCGGCGATCCGCAACGCGACGGGCCTGGAGCTCGACCGGACCCCGGTTCGACCCGAGCACCTCACGGGAACGGGCCCGGCCTGA